Below is a window of Humulus lupulus chromosome 9, drHumLupu1.1, whole genome shotgun sequence DNA.
ttagaaagaaaaaaaattaaacatttttattaaacGGTACCCGATGGTGCTCCGACCCCGAAACAAGACGGGAATGGGAGAGCCATTCCCGATCTCGCCCCGCCCCGTTTACATTCCTACAGCAAGTTGTAGTTAACATAATTATTGAAATATGTCCACACTCCTCCTTGATGAAGCATCGTTGGGacaaggaaaaaaaataatataaattagttTATGTGTTACTAGTTATAGTGTTTAttgatttaaattatatatttaattttatttagtattgttttttttattataacaaaaatgacatcaattttttttataaataatcaattttttatAATTGTAACGAGTTACACCAAAATCAAATATTTTACAAGAAATTCAGGTTCTAATAGTGTAACTAGTTTTGAACTTCTTTTTTTTTGAGCAAATTTCTTTTTATTCATGTTTTCGAGTGCTTTTGTATCATGTTCTTGCCAATTAATTGTAACTAATTTTATTTATagtatctttatttttcttcattttcttattatttatcaaaataataaaaactaggtataaaattacaatattttaaaaatattaagtatatttaTCGCCAAAAAAAACTAGGGTATAAAGGTGCAACTTTTAtaagacattgagtatatttaccacaaaaaaaaattgggtataaaaatgcaactttttaaaaatattaagtatttcAGCTGTcatttactctaaaaattaaaataccatatttataaaaaGATGTCATATTTATATGAGAAAGGGTAAATACATATTTCGTACCCTTTGTTTTATCGAAATATAGACTTGGTgccctatgttttcaataatgcccATCTGGTACCTTgtaatttgaaatcatacatatttggtaccatagactcaaatttgatcgataaaattttctcaatatgaccaaactgtaaTCCATAATATGAGttttaaactcaaatttaattacttaattatatataagtAATAACAGTTTTTTCATACTGAGAAAATTATATCCATTAAATTAGATTTCAAAAtatcaaatatgtacaattttaaattaCAGATTAACaaataaacataattaaaaacttaagggtctgattggttcgcgattagaaaactgtatttttgaaaagtgggattctgaaatgaaaatctgaatttagtgattgaaaacatgtttctgaaaatgtgattggtttaatgtcagtaaactgtttttgagttttaaaaaactgaatctgtgattgagattaaatttgaaaatataacagaaactgaatatgtgattggtttagctgaaagtaaaatttaattatattgataaattaaaatttaataatattgcattaattaaattcataacaatattgcattgtcattaactttgatttttttttatattaaagttatatttttttaggacacgattgattagtgatttaaaaattgtattttgaaaaagtatgattctgaaaaaagaatctagatttagtgtctgaaaatatgtttatgaaaatgtgattgaatgtattgtccgttaactattttttagttttataaaattgaataattttttggtagaaaatctaaaaattgagtatgtaatatatatatattttttattttttgtataataataattgaagtgaaaatatttttttatttatttgttgtaatttttatttgatcaatgattttttttagcaaatatattgtaaattagaattaaattatattctgttatataattttataattaattattttactaaatttatatagataaaaattttaaaaagtagattgacttgtaaaaatgacaaaagaaaaaaaatcaagactataagaaaaatagcaagaattttttttttttttaaatagtaagaTTATACTGAAAACATTAAGGGGCTAATTGGtagttaattcaaaaatataattttagaaaattattttcaaatcaaatgatttgaaaataaagaaaacaacaatttgttgttttctcttttgttgaaggattttaacttagttttcaaaaatggttttttttattttctaaaacaagtgtgccaatcaagttttcattgctgttttcattttttaaaatctGAAAATGATAAAACTGTTTTTGAATCCCCTACCAATCACACCCTAAAGTACCAAGTTCGTATTTTAACAAAACACACCCTATCTAGCTTGCAAGGAATGTATTTAAAAATACATCAGTGTCGTTCTCTTCCGAACTTTGTCGCTATTTTTCAAATTACATACGACGTCGTTTTTGTCTCTCTCCAATACCAAACCACTCCGAACTCCGTGGTGTCTTTTCGTCTGGTTTCTGCCATTATTTCCTTTCGAACCTTGTCAGTTCAGCCATTTTTGGCCAATTCTCCAAAAAATTAAGAAttctttatatttattttgatgCATTTGGTTTGATACGAGTGCTCGTAAAGTTTACATTTCCCTCTCTCAATCTCAAGTAGACACTCGTAAGCTGTAATCGATTTTGGCGGGAAAATTAAAATCGAACGTGAAATCAAAGGGCCAGAAATTAGGGTTTAAGCATCGTGGTTGTGAGACTGAAAATGGAGGTCGCCGGAAGTAGAAAAACTAAGACAGGAGGACTGGAGGAGGAAAACATCTTGGCCATCATCAGTGGCTCTGGTGCTAAAGACACTCAGGAAGCTAATGAAGATAGTACGTCTACatttatatatttacatgatttttAGAGTTCGTAATGATCTTCGAGTTTGATTactttttctatttctttttagATTTTCTTAGGAACCAAACGGAGTTGTTCGTTGATTTGTTTGGGAGGGAAATTTTATCGTTTGCTTTGTGTTGATTCATGAACAGGACTCGCTTTTCTTGAAGCGGTTCGTTCGATTTCGATTGTTTCGCAGAATGGAACTCCACCAACCCAGTACTCTTCTCTTTTCCTCTCTGTCTTGCTCTGTATGCTTCATTAGTGCTTGTTCTCATGTTTACCTggtctgataatttcttacaatTATCTCTGCTAAACATCTACTAAATCTAGTGCCATGcaatgttttatttacttttggtcCATGTCTTGTGAAGCAAAATGTTCCAGGAGGTCTTCAAGATCCTAAGGTGTGGGAAATCTTTGGAATTGATTATGGCAAGTTATCAGCTTTTGACCGAGTTAGATAAGGTTCAAGCCTTCCCTTTATCAAACAATCACCCTATCTGTCTGCATACATACTCATTTTACACTAGTATTCTTGGTTATGCGCGAAGTTCTGATGATTTCATATTCGTGGATgcctttttttcttttaattattatttcctGTCTCTTTTGAAAATAGTCTTTTCCTCGTGTATATTTGGCCAATGTACAAAAGTCACTGCCAGACACTAATGCTACATCCAAATTGGTTGTGGTTGATGAGGTATTGATTTGTCTTTTTTAAATATTCTCTATATGTTGATGCTGCAAGTCATATGCATTGTCTTATAGTGGACACTCTCTCTGTGCTTCTTAGGCTTGGTCGCCATTTGATCTCAGTCCGGAGTTTTCTAGTCACGGAAGAGAAGGTGATAAAAACCAGGGGGGACCAGTAGACTCCTATGTAAGTTAGTTTCTCTTTCTTCCTTGTCAGTCTTAATTGCATTTCTAAATACATGTATTTCTCCTGGTTGTTGCATTTTGTATATACTTTGAATAAGATTCTGAAATGCTTTCTCATCTCCATGCCATAACAAGTTTAAGACATTGTGTTTCTCGATATGACTTTGCCCCCTTCTATCAATATCTGGACCATGCATTTCCTAATGAGCTTGTGGCTTGCTGTTACCTTTTCCTatccttttccttttcaactttccTATGAGGTGAAAGCTTGGTTGAGGAGATTTGTACATTCAAGGAAAAAATAATAGATaaacatgtaatttttttttttttgctctgtATATCTGGCCATTTTTATAACCTAGAAAATGATGAAAAAGTTAGTAGTGTAAAAGAAAGCTCATTCATTTCATGGCTAACGTCCAAGTGCTGAATTGTGTTACATGTATTTGTTCGGAGCATTTGTCTGTTATTGATTGCTTAGGTATGATACTTTCACATTCTATAATGTATCATCTTCTGAAGCACAGGATTTTCATTGCCTGATACAAGACCTTGTTCATGTGACTAATGGAATGAACTTTCAAAAGTCTGATACAAAGGTTAGTTATCTAGTTTCCTTTTCATTGTTTATTGTAATAGAGGACTTTTTtgtaattgataattatatttaaccaagtatGATATGTCTCTGGTTAAATTCCTGGAAGCTAATGACATCGTATACCAAGGTTCATGGTGATGAAGCCAAGAATGGTTCACTAATGTCTTGTGTGAAGTAAATACTTGATATATCTATTGGATATACGTGATCTCATATACAAGGTGAAAAGAAATTTGGAGCTTAGAAATGTATGGAGTATGACTGTAACTAGAGAAAGCTGTAGAAATATACAGGTCACTGATAATTACACTAATTTTTATAGTTTTATAATTGCTGATACTTTTTTTACTTTCTAGTTCTCTGATAATGCACCACGCAAGCAATAGTGCATGTGAAGGTAGTTCATATGATTGTGTATATGGTTTgtcttcattattattattattgctgtTGTTGTTTTTCGTACTCCATTTTTTGATACCCACTGCTGCTCAATTAATTACAATATCTTGCTCGTTACTGTTCATGGCTATAAAGCCTTTACTTCTGGAGATTGTTAATACAGTCTGTCCAAATATTTTCACTTTTTCATGGTATCCTTGCCCTTCTTGTAATGCTTTTACTTTAGAGTTTAGACAATACTTGGTGATCGGTTCTGCTGTGAACTTGTCAAGTGAGATGCATTAATAAtgctgtttcttttttttttttagactttttaatgttataattaattttctGACATTAAGTATATTTCAATATTTGTAATTGTAAGGTGCAATTCATCTAAATGCTAGCATGCTTCTTTAATTCGATGTTGCTTATTACAGTCCTTTTTTTGTGCAGTCCCTGAGAAACCTGTTATTATTTCAATATCTTGTCAACATTCTTGAAGGTGATTTTGTACCACGCAATAGTGCATATGAAGGTAGTTCATATGATTGTATGTATGGTTTTATGGATTTAACTCCATGGCTACATTCTTAAGCTGTAAGTCACTGTTGTTTGCAGGTCTCATGAGCTGGGCACATTTGAAAGAGTCTTTGCTTAACATGCTTTTGGTATGTACTATCTTGAGAAAAGAATAATGAAGGGATTTATTCTTGTTGATGTGCTATTTTCAAAGTGATTTTTACTGCAGCATGGCTCTTATGTTTGAAGCTAATCTTCTACTGCAGGGATCGCGTAAAATAAACTACAAAAACTTGGTGAAGGATTGTTTAACTAATATGTGTCAACTGTACCAGAGTTCTGTTGCATTTAATGATGATGAAATACATCCAGAAATTTCTGAAGAAAAATCAGCTAAAAATTGTGATACAGCTGTGATAGTTGCTTTATTTGAGGTTGGACAGAATGCCTGCATTGCTATGCAAAAATTTCTCACAATTGTAAGTCCCCCATGAGAAGTCGATTTGTATTGTTTTGAGCCAGTTTCATCTGAGTCACTGATTTTTAGTTTTACACGATATTTAGATTATGGAGCTAGATACATCTAAGAAGAAAGCTGATAAGGAAGGTTCTACTACAAGAGCTGATGGTGTCAGGTATACAGTAGCTCTCTTTACAAAATTATTTTTTCAGCTCTTTTGTATAATactcttataataataataaaaaaaaaccgaAAAATATGATACAGGACTCCGATGGTGGAGCTCATTGTAGATGAGcttacttataatagggatattttccACCCTTTTCTTCAGGTAATCTTCTCCACTTCCTGCTTTTTTTTCAGGTCATTTTTCAACATAGTTTATGTTCCTATGCACGCATAGTATAAAATATAAATCTCTAAAGTGTTGAGACAGCTCTTTTGCCCAAGATCAATTTTATGTATTGTGTTTTTAACTTTCTTATGGTTACAAATTGTGGGTTATAATATTTGATGGCTCTACAATAATTTTCTTACTGGTTTAGGAACAAATAAGATTTCATCTAACTTCTAAACAATGAATTCGCCCCGGTTTGTTCCCCctgttttatggttttatatatGATGAATTTGTAGTTATTTTTCTgtgtaaaaatatataatttgccAAAAATGTGGTCACTCAGCCAATCCTGAGGATGTTTTGCAGGTATACGATGAACCTAAATGGAAGCTTGAAATTGTTGTGCAGTACTTTTGGAAATATGCGGGAAAGGTAAGTGACTTATTGGAATGTTGAAAGAACAAAGTAGTCAACCAATGATAAGACTTCACATATATTGACCAAAGAACTTTCTTCCATGGTCATTGCTGTAGTTTGTTATTGTTGTCCTAAagtgttattttgttgtaatgaTAAAGCAATTTTTTTACTCATTGCTGATACTCTTATTTACCTTGTATCATTCGATATTGCAGCCTTCTGTCCGTACTCGTAGGTCTAATGGTTCTGTAGATGATACAACATTTAGTGGAGCATTGAAGTGCTTTTCAGATATCACCGGCACAAAAAGCGCTGTTAAAAGAATTGGGACTGAAGTGATTCAGTTACTCTTAGTACATGGATTTCAGGTGATTGGTCTTGCTCTTTATGAACTTATCTATATACCTCTTAATAAGTAACACTGTCTTTCAAAGTTTAACCTGTTGTATGTAAAGAGATCCCTGTACTCTATTTTATGCAATTGCTTTAGACCCCCACAACTGCTCTTTGTAGttcttttttaaattttgtaggATGACTGAGAAGATAAAGTATTACTCTTCTTGCTAAACGTATCGGTTTTAAAGAAAAGATTCTGATTATATAATTATGTAGAGCATGGTTTTTCAAACGAAAATTTGTTTGCTGCTGACTTTCCTTCTCCACATAATCCCAGTTGTTTATTTGAACATGGAAAAGTTTTGAACTCTGGTCATCTGATAAGCCATTCTAAACTGTTTAATATTGTGATTCAACCAATTTTAAGGTCCTTAACCAGCATTAGTAATAGCATGGTACCAATTTGATAGGCACTAATACAGATATAATCTTTGAAAGAATCTGCTGTAGAGCTCTTACTGATATCAGCCACCAAAATACAAGTTCTCCAAGTAATTCAAGTGACTACGAAACACTCCTAAAAGAGCTTTACTCATATACTAGACTAAAGCCACTTGGATTAGTAGGGACTAACAACATAACAACCCCAACTAACTTGAAGTACTACTCAGCAACAATAATCCCAACTAACTTCTCTTGTGCCTGGGTTTATTTGAGGCCTAACAGTGTTACACTCACAGTTGACACGAATATCACTCAGTTGCACTATGTTTTGTACCTTCGCCTTTCAAGATACTCGTCTAGGTTTTTTATCTGTCGGTACCAAAATAACACGCTTTTCTTTTAATTTGTTGAATCACTGTCAATTTCAGGCTTATTTGTCACTACCATACAAAGATTTCGATGAAAGCATCTCCGCTGCAAGTGGAGAAAGGACAAGCTACTCCCAAGTTGAAATGTGCAAAAGCATAATTTCTGCTTTTGGAAATCTGAGGGCAGCAGACAAGTAAGTCCACAGTTAGCTTTGTTTCAAATAAATCGATAATAATTGAGctgatattctcaaacaccatgCCACTGTTTGCCATTTTTCCTTATTGTTAAACTGTGATGTGAAAACAAATCTTCATGATCCCTTATTCTCTGTTAACAGCAATACAACTAACAGTATAGTATACAGTACTAAAGCTACGAAATCCGGCTGTTCAATGCAGACACCTTAAACAGAAATTACAACTTCCTTTCCAGAAGAAGTGAGATGGTAGGATTGGGGAAATTAAGATTCTTTCGAGATTAAGGGATTGAGTCTGAATAGATAATAAGGTGTCGTTTGTTTGGAGGGAATGAAAATTGAGTAATAAGAATGGGAATGAGAAAAAGAATAAgaatagaataaaaattaatggGAACAACTACAacgcatcatttt
It encodes the following:
- the LOC133801608 gene encoding negative regulator of systemic acquired resistance SNI1 — encoded protein: MEVAGSRKTKTGGLEEENILAIISGSGAKDTQEANEDRLAFLEAVRSISIVSQNGTPPTHKMFQEVFKILRCGKSLELIMASYQLLTELDKSFPRVYLANVQKSLPDTNATSKLVVVDEAWSPFDLSPEFSSHGREGDKNQGGPVDSYDFHCLIQDLVHVTNGMNFQKSDTKSLRNLLLFQYLVNILEGDFVPRNSAYEGLMSWAHLKESLLNMLLGSRKINYKNLVKDCLTNMCQLYQSSVAFNDDEIHPEISEEKSAKNCDTAVIVALFEVGQNACIAMQKFLTIIMELDTSKKKADKEGSTTRADGVRTPMVELIVDELTYNRDIFHPFLQVYDEPKWKLEIVVQYFWKYAGKPSVRTRRSNGSVDDTTFSGALKCFSDITGTKSAVKRIGTEVIQLLLVHGFQAYLSLPYKDFDESISAASGERTSYSQVEMCKSIISAFGNLRAADKHMEITSFGKEALFTAATIISMGS